From Nicotiana tabacum cultivar K326 chromosome 15, ASM71507v2, whole genome shotgun sequence, the proteins below share one genomic window:
- the LOC142169815 gene encoding protein DEEPER ROOTING 1-like has product MGETSPTRPLPPVRVNTGLDRSGNGSTLPVKHLYILPLDRFLNYPSSLEVDRRISSSRFSSTNSDNFDYDEEELDRTIRVIIGRCKDVCNKQNKKKSIGKKSISFLLKKMFVCVSGKFGPVPSLRDTIHESRMQKLLRTMLSKKISPQNASRTSTKRYLEDKHPQKEEQEEKKREKTFNYGSKWVKTDSDCK; this is encoded by the exons ATGGGGGAaacaag CCCTACCCGCCCCCTACCACCGGTCCGGGTTAATACCGGTCTGGATCGGTCCGGAAACGGGTCAACCCTGCCCGTTAAACACCTTTATATTCTTCCATTGGACAGATTTCTTAATTATCCTTCAAGTTTGGAAGTTGATCGTAGGATTAGTTCCAGCAGATTTAGCAGTACTAATTCAGACAATTTTGATTATGACGAGGAAGAACTTGACAGAACTATAAGAGTGATTATAGGAAGATGCAAAGATGTTTGCAataagcagaacaaaaagaaatcaatTGGGAAGAAATCCATTTCTTTTCTTCTCAAGAAAATGTTCGTTTGTGTAAGTGGTAAGTTTGGTCCAGTTCCTAGTTTACGAGATACAATTCACGAATCAAGAATGCAAAAG CTTTTGAGGACAATGCTTTCCAAGAAAATAAGCCCTCAAAATGCCTCTCGGACATCAACAAAGAGATATTTAGAGGACAAACATCCACAAAAGGAAGAGCAAGAAGAGAAAAAACGAGAGAAAACCTTTAATTATGGATCTAAATGGGTGAAAACCGATTCTGATTGTAAGTAA